A window from Deltaproteobacteria bacterium encodes these proteins:
- the aspS gene encoding aspartate--tRNA ligase yields MKLDSLGELKRTHDCGTLCSDHIGDTVVLMGWVQRRRDHGGLIFIDLRDRAGITQVVFDPQRNREAHQRAHSLRSEHVIAVQGVVRLRPEGMANPKLATGAIEVIVDDYRLLNTALTPPFQLEEKIDASENLRLTYRYLDLRRPHLFRNLLLRHRAAQAMRHYLNESGFLEVETPVLTRSTPEGARDYLVPSRVNPGKFYALPQSPQLFKQLLMIAGFDKYYQIVRCFRDEDLRADRQPEFTQVDIEMAFVGEQEIFQLTEGLLGHLFSEVLGEQLEIPFPRLTYEESLHRYGTDKPDTRLPLELLDVTAVFADSNFQIFARLIKGGGVVKALLLQGMADLPRSELDRMQGKKNLADYYDVQTGAQGVAWIKVQQNGWQGPVAKNLSEGEKQLLQSLTGLREGDLILFVAGEVRVVNATLDILRRHFGRRLGNIRDNSHQFVWITHFPLVEYDQNEKRYVAVHHPFTAPAEEDVAMLLEEPEKVRARAYDLVLNGNEIGGGSIRIHQQPLQEQVFAVLGIDREEARKKFGFMLEALTYGAPPHGGIALGFDRLVMLMCGASSIRDVIAFPKTQKATCPMTRAPAEVSLEQLLELSIKVDLLRQT; encoded by the coding sequence TGGGATGGGTGCAAAGACGACGGGACCATGGCGGCTTGATCTTCATCGATCTTCGCGATCGGGCAGGCATCACTCAGGTTGTCTTTGATCCACAGCGAAACAGGGAGGCACACCAGCGGGCACACTCACTTCGCTCGGAGCACGTAATCGCGGTGCAGGGGGTGGTTCGCCTCAGGCCGGAGGGAATGGCCAACCCCAAGCTGGCAACCGGAGCAATCGAGGTGATTGTGGACGACTATCGTCTCCTGAATACTGCCTTGACCCCGCCATTTCAACTGGAAGAAAAGATCGATGCCAGTGAAAACCTGCGTCTCACCTATCGTTATCTCGATTTGCGGCGCCCACATCTCTTCCGGAATCTTCTGCTCCGCCATCGAGCAGCGCAGGCAATGCGCCACTATCTTAATGAGTCCGGGTTCCTGGAGGTGGAAACGCCGGTTCTGACCAGGAGCACCCCTGAGGGGGCGCGCGACTACCTGGTGCCAAGTCGGGTGAATCCAGGGAAGTTCTATGCCCTGCCCCAATCGCCGCAGCTTTTCAAACAGCTGCTCATGATAGCCGGCTTCGACAAGTATTATCAGATCGTCAGATGTTTTCGGGATGAAGATTTGCGCGCCGATCGTCAACCGGAATTCACCCAGGTTGATATAGAGATGGCCTTTGTTGGAGAACAGGAGATCTTCCAACTTACCGAGGGCCTTCTGGGGCATCTCTTTTCAGAAGTGCTGGGTGAACAGCTGGAGATTCCCTTTCCAAGGCTCACCTACGAGGAGTCTTTGCATCGCTATGGCACGGACAAACCAGACACCCGCCTGCCTCTGGAACTGTTGGATGTGACGGCAGTGTTTGCCGACAGTAATTTTCAGATCTTTGCCAGGCTCATCAAGGGCGGGGGGGTGGTCAAGGCCCTGCTGTTGCAGGGAATGGCTGATCTTCCGCGCAGTGAGCTCGACAGGATGCAGGGTAAGAAAAACCTGGCTGACTATTATGACGTGCAGACTGGCGCCCAGGGTGTAGCCTGGATCAAAGTGCAGCAAAACGGCTGGCAGGGGCCGGTAGCAAAAAACCTCAGTGAGGGGGAAAAGCAGCTCCTGCAGAGTCTGACCGGACTCAGGGAGGGAGATCTCATCCTTTTCGTGGCCGGCGAGGTTCGCGTTGTCAATGCTACTCTGGACATTCTCCGACGCCATTTCGGCCGTCGGCTCGGTAATATCAGAGACAATTCTCATCAGTTTGTCTGGATTACCCACTTCCCGCTGGTGGAATACGATCAGAACGAGAAGCGTTACGTGGCGGTGCATCATCCTTTTACTGCTCCAGCAGAAGAAGATGTGGCCATGCTCCTCGAGGAGCCTGAAAAAGTTCGTGCCAGGGCCTATGATCTGGTGCTCAATGGCAATGAAATAGGTGGCGGCAGTATTCGAATCCACCAACAGCCCTTGCAAGAGCAGGTGTTTGCGGTGCTGGGCATTGACAGAGAAGAGGCCAGGAAGAAATTTGGCTTCATGCTGGAAGCTCTTACTTACGGAGCGCCCCCTCATGGCGGTATTGCCCTCGGCTTCGACAGGCTGGTGATGTTGATGTGCGGCGCTTCTTCCATCCGTGATGTGATTGCCTTCCCCAAAACACAGAAGGCTACCTGCCCAATGACTCGCGCTCCGGCTGAAGTAAGTTTGGAGCAGCTCCTGGAGCTCTCCATCAAGGTGGATCTGCTGCGGCAGACGTAA
- a CDS encoding glycerol dehydrogenase, whose protein sequence is MSRMLIAPGRYVQGAGAIDEIGMHTATLGGSKALLTGGNTALSAVAESIRASLADKNIGCHQEDFHGECSDQEINRLVEAAKSNGADVIICAGGGKVIDTGKAVAHELKVPVIVVPTIAATDAPCSALSVIYTEEGVFDRYLVLPRNPECVLVDTAIVAKAPVHYLVSGMGDALATFWEADTCAKSCKPNVLTGATPPTLSAITLARLCYDTLLEHGLAAKLAVEKDAVTPAVEAVVEANTLLSGLGFESGGLAGSHSVHNGFTVLEASHGKLHGQKVAFGVLTQLVMEGRPASDVNEVLDFCLDVGLPVCLEDVGLVDPSREDIRKVAEATTAEGETIHATWFPVNADIVEAAIWAADAIGRQAKAG, encoded by the coding sequence ATGAGCAGAATGTTGATTGCACCCGGTCGTTATGTTCAAGGAGCAGGCGCTATTGACGAGATTGGCATGCACACAGCCACCCTGGGGGGAAGCAAAGCACTGTTGACAGGAGGCAACACTGCCTTGTCTGCCGTGGCCGAGTCGATCAGGGCCAGCCTTGCTGATAAGAACATCGGCTGTCATCAGGAGGACTTCCATGGAGAATGCTCAGATCAGGAAATCAACCGACTAGTTGAGGCGGCCAAGTCTAATGGTGCTGACGTGATCATTTGTGCTGGCGGTGGCAAAGTGATCGACACTGGCAAGGCAGTGGCCCATGAGTTGAAAGTGCCGGTAATTGTTGTGCCTACCATAGCTGCAACTGATGCGCCCTGTTCGGCGCTGTCGGTCATTTACACCGAAGAAGGGGTCTTCGACCGCTATCTGGTGTTGCCCAGAAATCCGGAGTGCGTTCTTGTGGATACGGCAATCGTGGCCAAAGCCCCGGTGCATTATCTGGTATCAGGCATGGGAGACGCGCTGGCCACTTTCTGGGAAGCCGACACCTGTGCCAAGAGCTGCAAGCCGAATGTGCTCACAGGGGCAACACCGCCGACCCTGTCCGCAATTACCCTGGCACGGCTTTGTTATGACACTCTGCTCGAACACGGGCTGGCAGCCAAGCTGGCTGTGGAAAAGGATGCAGTGACTCCAGCGGTAGAGGCAGTTGTAGAAGCCAATACCTTGCTCAGCGGGCTGGGTTTTGAAAGCGGCGGCTTGGCTGGCAGTCATTCTGTACACAACGGTTTTACTGTGCTGGAGGCCTCACACGGAAAACTGCACGGCCAGAAGGTTGCCTTTGGCGTTCTCACCCAACTGGTCATGGAAGGCCGTCCTGCGAGTGATGTCAATGAAGTGCTCGATTTCTGTCTAGATGTGGGTCTGCCGGTGTGCCTGGAAGATGTGGGACTGGTTGATCCGAGCAGGGAAGATATCAGGAAAGTGGCAGAAGCTACCACGGCAGAGGGTGAAACCATCCATGCTACCTGGTTTCCGGTGAATGCCGACATTGTCGAGGCTGCAATCTGGGCGGCAGACGCAATCGGCAGACAAGCAAAAGCTGGCTAA
- a CDS encoding DUF1097 domain-containing protein — MALLPVSISIGILCALWFQITMWVPWLIAWVGYAAWASFYYAGGNKDALVKSIAANVAGMVQGALFYWLWLKFGGGNVILLSIWIGVFCFVMTIEGNIPLLSAIPGQFVGAAVFFGNLGGHKGEIAVTLVNTFVCMIIGNLAGILSAKLPDVFKKKEEAEEAAT; from the coding sequence ATGGCTCTACTACCCGTGTCCATAAGCATCGGCATATTGTGCGCACTCTGGTTTCAAATCACCATGTGGGTTCCCTGGCTCATTGCCTGGGTCGGCTATGCAGCCTGGGCCAGTTTCTATTATGCCGGTGGCAACAAGGATGCCCTGGTAAAGTCCATTGCAGCGAATGTGGCTGGCATGGTACAGGGTGCTCTCTTTTATTGGCTGTGGCTCAAATTTGGCGGCGGCAATGTGATCTTGCTCTCCATCTGGATCGGTGTCTTCTGTTTCGTCATGACAATAGAAGGAAATATTCCACTTCTTTCAGCCATTCCTGGACAGTTTGTGGGTGCTGCTGTCTTTTTTGGCAATTTGGGCGGTCACAAGGGTGAAATAGCGGTCACTCTCGTGAACACCTTTGTCTGTATGATCATAGGGAACTTGGCGGGTATCCTGTCGGCGAAACTTCCTGATGTTTTCAAGAAAAAGGAGGAAGCTGAGGAGGCTGCTACCTGA
- a CDS encoding septal ring lytic transglycosylase RlpA family protein: protein MLRIVVTEARSSLLFWLIIWATGLGVYGCGGSAVSPPPQRPPAEGSYGKSREGSAPYVVMGKRYYPLATSAGFVQRGLASWYGSDFHGRSTANGEHYNMYARTAAHKTLPFNTYVEVTNLTNGKKTVVRINDRGPFVRGRIIDLTYTAARDLGMAEEGVVPVRIRALGYDRKEFRRGMWVHKYVQPPSYNVGDFAIQVGSFLQKENAFRLRNTLARRYSSASVSIYIQGAKQFYRVWVGRYSRLDKAEAAARRLQEDGFPAAFVIARDR, encoded by the coding sequence ATGCTCAGAATAGTGGTAACTGAGGCACGGAGTTCTCTGTTATTTTGGCTCATTATATGGGCTACAGGGCTCGGGGTGTATGGTTGCGGTGGCTCGGCAGTGTCTCCACCTCCGCAGAGACCACCTGCTGAAGGAAGCTATGGCAAGAGTAGAGAAGGCTCGGCGCCATATGTGGTCATGGGAAAGCGTTACTATCCACTGGCCACCTCAGCGGGCTTTGTACAGCGGGGTCTGGCCTCCTGGTATGGCAGCGACTTTCATGGACGTTCCACCGCCAATGGCGAGCACTACAATATGTATGCCCGCACGGCTGCTCACAAGACCCTGCCGTTCAACACCTATGTTGAAGTGACCAATCTGACAAATGGTAAGAAGACTGTAGTGCGCATCAATGACCGCGGCCCTTTCGTGAGAGGACGCATTATTGACCTGACATATACAGCAGCCAGGGACCTGGGTATGGCAGAGGAGGGCGTGGTACCGGTGCGCATCAGGGCCCTGGGCTACGACAGGAAAGAATTTCGCCGGGGAATGTGGGTGCATAAATACGTTCAGCCTCCGAGCTATAATGTGGGCGATTTTGCCATTCAGGTGGGCTCTTTCCTCCAGAAGGAGAATGCTTTCAGGCTCCGCAATACCCTGGCCCGCAGGTACAGCAGCGCCAGTGTTTCCATATATATCCAAGGGGCGAAGCAGTTCTACCGGGTGTGGGTGGGCAGATATTCGCGCTTGGACAAGGCCGAGGCTGCGGCCAGACGCTTGCAGGAAGACGGCTTTCCTGCAGCCTTTGTGATTGCCAGGGACAGATAA
- the hisD gene encoding histidinol dehydrogenase: MKILQYPSKAANKRLEKIIERQLSFSPEIEESVAAMIEAVRAGGDAALVRYNRSFDAPDFTAADLRVSQDEINRAWRAADPDHLALLGRAKDNIMRFHGQQRRQSWFLASEDGSVVGQLVRPVAAAGLYIPGGAGGETPLVSSLLMTAIPALVAGVGRIQLVTPPRRDGSISPQLLLAAHLLGLKDIFKVGSAWAVAALAYGTETIPPVDVIAGPGNVYVTVAKKMVAGRVGIDMTAGPSEILIIADESADPSHVAADLLSQAEHDVLASSVLLTPDEALARDTAAALEEQLPSLPRREIAEKALESFGAIVVVADLEVAVELANRIAPEHLELLVVEPFLLMGKIHNAGALFLGHHSPEPVGDYFAGPNHVLPTAGSARFSSALGVEHFVKKTSIIYYSAEAFQRDASDIIQLAELEGLGAHGRAVQLRLEK, translated from the coding sequence ATGAAAATACTGCAATATCCCAGCAAGGCTGCCAACAAACGCCTGGAAAAAATAATCGAACGCCAGCTTTCTTTTTCGCCGGAGATTGAGGAGTCGGTAGCCGCCATGATCGAAGCGGTGAGAGCCGGGGGCGATGCTGCCCTGGTGCGCTATAATCGATCATTTGATGCTCCCGATTTCACGGCTGCTGACCTGCGGGTGAGCCAGGATGAGATAAACAGAGCCTGGCGGGCTGCCGACCCTGATCATCTCGCCCTGCTCGGGCGCGCCAAAGATAATATCATGCGTTTTCACGGGCAGCAGCGGCGTCAATCCTGGTTCCTTGCCAGCGAGGACGGCAGTGTGGTCGGGCAACTGGTGCGGCCGGTTGCTGCTGCCGGGCTATACATCCCCGGGGGCGCAGGCGGAGAAACCCCGCTTGTCTCTTCTCTGCTGATGACCGCCATCCCGGCACTTGTGGCCGGTGTTGGCAGGATTCAGCTGGTCACCCCTCCCAGACGAGATGGCAGCATATCTCCACAATTGCTGCTGGCGGCTCACCTGCTGGGGCTCAAAGACATTTTCAAGGTTGGCAGTGCCTGGGCTGTAGCGGCTCTAGCCTACGGCACTGAGACAATTCCGCCTGTTGACGTGATCGCGGGGCCCGGCAATGTTTACGTCACCGTGGCCAAGAAGATGGTAGCTGGCCGGGTGGGAATCGACATGACTGCTGGACCGAGTGAAATACTGATCATTGCTGATGAGAGCGCTGATCCGAGCCACGTAGCCGCCGACCTTCTCAGTCAAGCCGAGCATGATGTGCTGGCGAGCAGTGTGCTTCTCACTCCAGATGAAGCTCTGGCTCGGGACACGGCAGCAGCTCTCGAGGAACAGCTGCCATCCCTGCCGAGGAGAGAGATTGCCGAAAAAGCACTGGAGTCGTTCGGCGCCATTGTAGTAGTAGCCGATCTGGAGGTGGCAGTGGAGCTTGCCAACCGCATTGCTCCTGAACATCTGGAGCTGCTGGTGGTTGAACCGTTCCTGCTGATGGGCAAGATTCACAACGCAGGGGCTCTCTTCCTGGGACATCATTCTCCCGAACCTGTGGGAGACTATTTTGCTGGGCCCAATCACGTTTTGCCCACAGCTGGTTCGGCCCGTTTTTCCTCTGCCCTGGGCGTGGAGCACTTTGTCAAGAAAACCAGCATTATTTATTATTCAGCCGAAGCCTTCCAGCGAGATGCAAGTGATATCATACAATTGGCAGAACTGGAAGGACTTGGAGCCCATGGCCGAGCAGTGCAGCTTCGGCTGGAAAAGTAG
- the eutM gene encoding ethanolamine utilization microcompartment protein EutM → MVKEALGMIETRGLVPNIEAADAMVKAANVVLVGQVKIGAGLVTAMVRGDVGAVKAATDAGAAAAQKVGEVVSVHVIPRPHQDVERVLPEAPDKK, encoded by the coding sequence ATGGTGAAAGAAGCATTGGGCATGATTGAAACCAGAGGCTTGGTCCCCAACATCGAGGCAGCCGATGCCATGGTCAAGGCAGCCAATGTGGTGCTGGTGGGACAGGTCAAGATTGGTGCTGGTCTCGTTACGGCCATGGTGCGAGGGGATGTGGGCGCGGTAAAGGCGGCTACAGATGCAGGAGCGGCTGCGGCGCAGAAGGTTGGCGAGGTCGTATCCGTGCACGTGATCCCGAGACCTCATCAGGACGTGGAGAGAGTTTTGCCAGAAGCCCCTGACAAGAAGTAA
- a CDS encoding response regulator transcription factor, whose product MSSLKPIRIFLADDHPLFRIGLRLSLGQYEHIEVIGEASDGFSAVERIQSDPPDISLIDADMPGFSGILAIKVLRQALPDAKILVLSTYRDEAYIRDAMRAGANGYVSKSVEVQELVRIITSLCKGEAVISPYLMNLTVSSLPQQQANGATDLPPLTLRETEILRAVSEGKGNKEISSSFNISIETVKSHIKSIYRKLEVKNRVEALMVARQQGLLD is encoded by the coding sequence GTGAGCAGTCTCAAACCAATCCGGATTTTCCTCGCTGATGACCACCCTCTGTTCCGCATAGGCTTGCGTCTCAGCCTGGGTCAATATGAGCACATCGAAGTGATAGGCGAGGCGAGCGATGGCTTCAGTGCAGTTGAAAGGATTCAAAGCGATCCGCCGGACATTTCACTGATAGATGCCGATATGCCCGGATTTTCGGGGATTTTGGCCATTAAAGTTTTGCGCCAGGCACTGCCTGATGCAAAAATTCTCGTGCTGTCTACCTATAGAGATGAAGCTTATATTCGTGACGCCATGCGGGCGGGAGCCAATGGCTACGTTTCAAAGTCTGTTGAAGTCCAAGAGCTTGTTCGAATTATAACGTCCCTCTGCAAAGGTGAAGCGGTAATATCACCCTATCTGATGAACTTGACTGTAAGTTCTTTGCCCCAGCAGCAGGCTAATGGCGCTACGGATCTCCCACCGCTTACCCTCCGCGAGACAGAGATTCTCCGAGCTGTCAGTGAAGGCAAGGGCAACAAAGAGATCTCCAGCTCCTTCAACATAAGCATTGAAACAGTGAAAAGTCACATCAAGAGCATTTACAGGAAATTAGAGGTGAAAAATCGTGTCGAGGCCCTCATGGTTGCCAGGCAGCAGGGTCTTTTAGACTGA
- a CDS encoding PocR ligand-binding domain-containing protein produces the protein MTYDIHLLDLVDRQKLDQILKGFTSVTGVASIIADPDGWPITKPHNFTVLCQKYCRSTREGRHKCYQSDRFGGAESWRLGKPPIYSCLNAGLLDCAAPVIVEGYHLATILCGQVLEERLDVDLAVARARSIGITDIEGYLQELERVPLMSRDRLFDIVNLMSVITQTVSELALGKYLLQKYSKRHLNRLINSVSDCIVSTDQDGIITMINESGANMFGAERAEMIGKSIAKLFCGTELGGIYQKEPAPRRQKKWRGETIAVKSDREAFPVQVSISAVTTEKGTGSDYVAVIRDISEEKKIDRMKEDLIGMVTHDMRNPVLSLQKALELLVEGNLGPMNESQQEIMRMALGTSHQLYGMANDLLDVYRSESGEFMLVKSPIDLNQIIYQSLKQLRFFAEDKKIAILFKPAAESIRFFGDQKRLIRVCVNLLDNAIKYSPEGREITVVSGLFSSGAAMRSPVNIPAEYERLMLPQQKYVFATVADQGLGIPQEFQQLVFDKFFKVKSRYQEGRKGVGLGLAFCKRVIEAHGGCIFMESPVSRDAAGKECGCRFSFVLPATTGRGDLSAIMKGR, from the coding sequence ATGACCTATGATATCCACCTGCTGGATCTAGTGGACAGACAAAAGTTGGATCAGATACTCAAGGGATTCACTTCTGTCACCGGGGTGGCCTCTATAATTGCAGACCCTGACGGCTGGCCTATAACTAAACCGCACAATTTTACGGTTCTCTGCCAGAAGTATTGCCGCTCGACCCGGGAAGGACGACATAAATGTTACCAGAGCGACCGTTTTGGCGGTGCTGAATCGTGGCGCCTGGGAAAGCCACCGATTTATTCTTGTCTGAATGCGGGTCTGCTAGACTGTGCAGCCCCAGTGATTGTGGAGGGCTATCATCTGGCGACCATCTTGTGCGGCCAGGTCCTGGAGGAACGGCTTGACGTAGACCTGGCAGTGGCCAGAGCACGGTCCATAGGCATTACTGATATTGAAGGATACTTGCAGGAACTGGAAAGAGTTCCTCTGATGAGCCGGGATCGTCTCTTTGACATCGTCAACCTGATGTCAGTCATTACGCAGACGGTCAGTGAGCTGGCCCTGGGCAAATATCTTCTGCAAAAGTACTCCAAACGGCATCTGAATAGGCTCATCAATAGTGTTTCAGATTGCATTGTATCAACTGATCAAGATGGCATCATTACCATGATCAACGAATCTGGTGCCAACATGTTTGGCGCGGAGAGAGCAGAGATGATTGGCAAATCAATTGCCAAACTGTTTTGCGGCACTGAACTGGGGGGGATCTACCAGAAAGAGCCAGCGCCAAGGCGGCAAAAGAAATGGCGGGGTGAAACCATAGCGGTCAAGTCGGACAGAGAGGCATTTCCAGTCCAGGTCTCCATATCCGCCGTGACTACAGAAAAGGGAACAGGTTCTGACTATGTGGCAGTTATTCGGGATATTTCTGAAGAAAAAAAGATAGACCGCATGAAGGAAGATCTCATCGGTATGGTTACTCATGACATGAGGAACCCGGTGCTCTCTTTGCAAAAGGCCCTGGAGCTGCTGGTGGAAGGAAACCTGGGGCCAATGAACGAAAGCCAGCAGGAGATCATGCGCATGGCTCTGGGCACCAGCCACCAGCTTTATGGCATGGCCAACGACTTGCTGGATGTATATCGGAGTGAAAGCGGCGAATTCATGCTTGTCAAGTCTCCCATTGATTTGAACCAGATTATTTACCAGAGCTTGAAGCAGCTGCGCTTTTTTGCTGAGGACAAGAAGATTGCCATCCTTTTTAAACCTGCCGCGGAATCGATAAGATTCTTTGGCGACCAGAAGCGTCTCATAAGGGTATGTGTAAACCTGCTGGACAATGCCATCAAGTATAGCCCGGAGGGACGTGAAATTACTGTTGTCTCCGGGCTGTTCTCCAGCGGTGCAGCAATGAGGAGTCCTGTGAATATACCCGCCGAATATGAGAGGTTAATGCTGCCGCAGCAAAAATATGTTTTTGCAACGGTAGCAGATCAGGGTCTCGGTATTCCGCAGGAATTTCAGCAGCTGGTCTTTGACAAGTTCTTCAAGGTCAAATCGCGATATCAGGAAGGCAGAAAGGGAGTAGGCCTTGGCCTGGCCTTCTGCAAACGGGTGATAGAGGCTCATGGTGGCTGTATATTCATGGAGTCTCCAGTTAGTCGAGATGCCGCGGGTAAGGAGTGCGGCTGTAGATTTTCTTTTGTGCTACCGGCGACTACGGGCCGGGGAGACTTGTCGGCGATAATGAAAGGGCGGTAA
- a CDS encoding histone-lysine N-methyltransferase: MARWNKRKKVLDHQHTKFWVYRLQDVPEPNLMREVFPYEEISRIDFDHKLIAIDPADEPIITDTTFRDGQQARPPYTVQQIETIFDFLHRLGGPQGIIRQSEFFLYSKRDRQAVERCLSKGYQYPQITAWIRAVEKDLDLVQEVGLSETGILTSVSDYHIFFKFNSSRAKIMAKYLSIVEAALSRGIVPRCHFEDITRADIYGFCVPFAIELMKLREQSGIDIKIRLCDTLGYGVTYPSAALPRSVPKLVRAMIDDAGVPGSLLEWHGHNDFHKVLINATTSWLYGCAAANGTLLGFGERTGNAPIEGLIIEYISLRGHNNGIDTTVITEIADYFSKELDYQIPPNYPFVGRDFNATSAGIHADGLIKNEEIYNIFDTRKILNRPVSITITDKTGAAGVAYWVNNYLGLDGEAAIHKRHPGVIKIHKRIMQEYAEGRVTSISNKEMERWARRYLAEYFVSEFDLLKRQAHALAAHLVGEVVESEEIKSMEPARMEPVLQTLLELNPFIQYVYVTDKQGTKITSNITHIVDRAKYDLARVGEDLSDRDWFVNPMKDGKVHVTDFYKSIYTGALCITVSAPIRDASDEIIGVLGIDIRFEELAKLEEAKEL, from the coding sequence ATGGCTCGTTGGAACAAACGAAAAAAAGTGCTCGACCACCAGCACACCAAGTTCTGGGTATATCGCCTGCAGGATGTGCCCGAACCCAACCTGATGCGGGAAGTGTTTCCTTACGAGGAGATAAGCAGGATAGATTTTGACCACAAACTCATAGCCATCGATCCTGCAGACGAACCAATAATAACTGACACCACTTTTCGGGATGGCCAGCAGGCAAGGCCGCCCTACACCGTGCAACAGATCGAAACCATATTCGACTTTCTGCACCGCCTCGGCGGACCGCAGGGAATCATCCGGCAGTCAGAGTTTTTCCTGTACAGCAAGCGGGACAGGCAGGCGGTTGAACGTTGTCTCAGCAAGGGATATCAATATCCGCAAATTACAGCCTGGATCAGGGCGGTGGAAAAAGATCTGGACCTGGTGCAGGAGGTGGGTCTCTCTGAAACCGGCATCCTGACCTCTGTATCCGACTACCATATCTTTTTCAAATTCAACAGCAGCCGCGCCAAGATAATGGCCAAGTACCTCAGCATTGTGGAGGCTGCTCTGTCCAGAGGCATCGTTCCCCGCTGTCACTTCGAGGATATTACCCGGGCCGACATCTACGGCTTTTGTGTGCCATTTGCCATAGAGCTGATGAAATTGAGAGAGCAGAGCGGCATCGACATCAAGATTCGCCTCTGTGATACTCTTGGATACGGGGTAACCTATCCCAGTGCCGCCCTGCCGCGCAGCGTGCCCAAGCTGGTGAGGGCCATGATAGATGATGCTGGCGTGCCTGGCTCTCTTCTGGAATGGCACGGCCACAATGACTTTCACAAGGTCTTGATCAACGCCACCACTTCATGGCTGTACGGCTGTGCCGCAGCCAACGGCACCCTGCTCGGTTTTGGCGAGCGCACCGGCAATGCTCCCATAGAAGGGCTCATTATCGAATACATCAGCCTGAGAGGACACAACAACGGCATTGACACCACGGTGATTACTGAAATTGCCGACTACTTCAGCAAGGAGCTCGACTACCAGATTCCGCCAAACTACCCATTTGTTGGCAGAGACTTCAATGCAACCAGTGCGGGGATACATGCCGATGGTCTGATAAAGAACGAGGAGATCTACAATATTTTCGACACCCGCAAGATCCTCAATCGGCCAGTTTCTATAACCATCACTGACAAGACTGGCGCTGCCGGGGTGGCCTACTGGGTGAACAACTATCTGGGACTGGATGGTGAGGCGGCCATCCATAAACGGCATCCCGGCGTAATCAAGATACACAAGCGCATAATGCAGGAATATGCAGAAGGCCGAGTCACCAGTATCTCGAACAAAGAGATGGAGAGGTGGGCCCGCAGATATCTTGCCGAGTATTTTGTCAGTGAGTTTGATCTGTTGAAGCGTCAGGCTCATGCCCTAGCCGCCCATCTGGTGGGAGAGGTGGTGGAATCCGAGGAGATAAAGTCCATGGAGCCAGCCCGGATGGAACCGGTGCTGCAGACCTTGCTGGAGCTCAATCCTTTCATCCAGTATGTCTACGTTACAGACAAACAGGGCACAAAGATTACCAGCAATATTACCCACATTGTGGATCGAGCCAAGTATGATCTGGCCAGAGTAGGAGAGGATCTCTCCGACCGCGACTGGTTCGTAAACCCCATGAAAGACGGCAAAGTGCACGTCACCGATTTCTACAAATCGATCTATACTGGAGCTCTCTGTATTACGGTGTCAGCTCCAATTCGTGACGCCTCTGACGAAATAATCGGCGTCCTCGGCATCGACATCAGGTTCGAAGAACTGGCGAAACTGGAGGAAGCCAAGGAGTTGTAG